A single Paraburkholderia sp. D15 DNA region contains:
- a CDS encoding AraC family transcriptional regulator codes for MLNSTETPFGLHSVCHTLSSSNANLDRFAWLGDRLAVAIWTRDTEEAETAYEQPGHHTLSCYLNGGYRTERQKMPGHYGAPSRLCTLPGDHESRWWVRGHMHFMHLYFLPEHFTQRAVQELDREPRELTLADRTYFEDEQIASLCQTLANEDWQDPDGLLRTNETAHRVLSLLLRAQGVRRADAALKGGLSVATRRRLRDYIETHLAQTLTLGELAGVASLSEFHLARMFRTSFGLPPAAWIAQQRLERARTLLRTTALPLAQVAEQCGYANASHFSHRFRESVGVAPSAYRQALVA; via the coding sequence GTGTTGAATTCCACCGAAACGCCTTTCGGCCTGCATTCGGTTTGTCACACGCTGAGCAGCTCGAACGCGAATCTCGACCGTTTCGCGTGGCTCGGCGACCGGCTCGCGGTCGCCATCTGGACGCGCGATACCGAAGAGGCGGAAACCGCGTACGAACAGCCGGGCCATCACACGCTGTCGTGCTATCTGAACGGCGGCTACCGCACCGAGCGGCAGAAAATGCCCGGGCATTACGGCGCGCCATCCCGGCTCTGCACGCTACCCGGCGATCACGAATCGCGCTGGTGGGTACGCGGGCACATGCACTTCATGCATCTGTATTTCCTGCCCGAGCATTTCACGCAACGCGCCGTTCAGGAACTCGATCGCGAGCCGCGCGAACTGACGCTTGCGGACCGTACTTATTTCGAGGACGAGCAGATCGCCAGCTTGTGTCAGACGCTGGCGAACGAAGACTGGCAAGACCCGGACGGCTTGCTGCGCACGAACGAAACCGCGCATCGGGTGCTGAGTCTGCTGTTGCGCGCGCAAGGCGTGCGCCGCGCCGACGCCGCGCTCAAAGGCGGATTGTCGGTGGCCACGCGGCGGCGTTTGCGCGATTACATCGAGACGCATCTCGCGCAGACGCTCACGCTCGGCGAACTCGCCGGAGTTGCGTCGTTATCCGAATTCCATCTCGCGCGGATGTTCCGCACATCGTTCGGTTTGCCGCCCGCCGCGTGGATCGCGCAGCAACGGCTCGAACGTGCGCGGACGCTGTTGCGCACCACGGCGCTGCCACTCGCCCAGGTGGCCGAACAATGTGGCTACGCGAACGCCAGTCACTTCAGTCATCGGTTTCGCGAAAGCGTCGGGGTGGCGCCGTCCGCGTATCGGCAAGCGCTGGTTGCCTGA